The genomic interval CAACCTGTTGAAGGTGCGCGGGCGCGGCGTGGCGCTGCATCGCCGCGATGTGGGCGTGGTGTTCCAGGACCATCGGCTGCTGTCGGACCGCAGCGTGTTCGACAACATCGCGCTGCCGCTGATCCTGCGCGGCCAGCGCCGCGGCGAGATCGGCAAGCGGGTGCGCGGCGCGCTCGAGCGGCTGGGCTTGGGCAACCGCGAGCGCGCGTTGCCCACGCAGCTGTCGGCCGGCGAGCAGCAGCGGGTCGGGATCGCGCGCGCGATCGTCGGCGAGCCACGGCTACTGGTCGCCGACGAGCCCACCGGCAACCTCGACCCGACGCTGTCGGCCGAGATCATGGCGCTGTTCGCCGAGTTGCCCGAGCGCGGCACCAGCGTGCTGATCGCCAGCCACGACCTGGGCCTGGTCAAGCGCATGAAGAAGCGCACGCTCGTCCTCGATCACGGCACCCTGGTCGACGACATCGCGCCGGAGGATCTCGCCGATGCCTGAGGCGCCCCACAAGCAGCCGGCCCGCACCGGCGCGTCCCCGGTCGGTACCTGGGTCGACCACCATGTCTACAGCTTCGTCGCCAGCCTGGGGCGCGTGTTCCGCAGGCCCTGGTCGACCGCGCTGACGATCGGCGTGATGGCGGTCGCGCTGGCCCTGCCGCTCGGCCTGTGGCTGGTGCTCGACAACGTCGGTCGGCTTGGCGGCAGCATCGACGCCTCGCGCGAGATCAGCGTGTTCCTGCAGCGTGATGTCGATGCCGAGCGCGCCGGCGCGCTCGCCGGCGAGCTGCGCGCGCGCGATGATGTCGGCAGCGTGGTCCATCGCACGCCCGAAGAAGGCCTGGCCGAACTGCGCGAGCGCGGCGAGTTCGGCCCGGCGATCGATGTCCTCGACGAAAACCCCTTGCCGCATGTGCTGATCCTGACCCCCGCGGGTGACGAAATGCTGCTGGCCGATGCGCTGCGGCAACTGCCCGAGGCCGAACTGGTGCAGCACGACGCGCAGTGGCGGCAGCGGCTCGACGGCTGGCTGCGCTTGGGCGGCCGCGTGGTCTGGGTCCTGGCGGCGCTGCTGGGC from Luteimonas sp. S4-F44 carries:
- the ftsE gene encoding cell division ATP-binding protein FtsE, with translation MSVLRFDNVSKQYAGGHVALSDVNFAVSAGELLFVTGHSGAGKSTLLKLIHLAERPSRGAVVFAERNLLKVRGRGVALHRRDVGVVFQDHRLLSDRSVFDNIALPLILRGQRRGEIGKRVRGALERLGLGNRERALPTQLSAGEQQRVGIARAIVGEPRLLVADEPTGNLDPTLSAEIMALFAELPERGTSVLIASHDLGLVKRMKKRTLVLDHGTLVDDIAPEDLADA
- the ftsX gene encoding permease-like cell division protein FtsX, with protein sequence MPEAPHKQPARTGASPVGTWVDHHVYSFVASLGRVFRRPWSTALTIGVMAVALALPLGLWLVLDNVGRLGGSIDASREISVFLQRDVDAERAGALAGELRARDDVGSVVHRTPEEGLAELRERGEFGPAIDVLDENPLPHVLILTPAGDEMLLADALRQLPEAELVQHDAQWRQRLDGWLRLGGRVVWVLAALLGLGALLVVGNTVRLDIQSRREELGVLQLLGATDGFIRRPFLYLGAWYGLASGAVALALLGAAAAALRAPLAEVAASYGATFALRGFGPLGVLAVLGGSTALGWLGGGIVTGHFLRQTRPDHA